The sequence below is a genomic window from Setaria italica strain Yugu1 chromosome IV, Setaria_italica_v2.0, whole genome shotgun sequence.
gttttcaaatttcaaatggATCGAACTAAACCTGGAACACGATCCCCATTCCATGTGAGTTCAAACACAATCTTGAAgctttcgtttcaaaaaaacacAATCTTGAAGCTTGACAAAAAAAAGATGTATTGCCAATTGTCAAGTATCGTAATCCTCCATGGTTTCACTTCCACCAACTTTTTTCTGAGAGAAATTCACTTTCACTAACTGGACTAGGCCAGTTGCATGAAGTTGATAGGAGTGGTATACTTGGCCGGCCCATTGTAAAACGCCTGGGCCGCGAGAAAAGTTGTCCGCTGAGACGGGTGCGCGCGGTCCCAGAACACGTGCTGGTCACGATTGGTGCAGAGCGTGGAGTTCGTCGTGCACTCCCCCTCCCCGCccagccgcccgctcccgcAGCACGCGCCGGCGATGTCGGTGAACCCCGACGCCCCCGGGTCGGCCAGGACGTCCTGCGTGAAGCCGTAGAAGTCGGCGAGGGAGTAGACGAGGCCCGGCAGCCTCGGGGCGAGGCCGGCGAGCAGGGACCGGACGGCGCCGTtgaagccggcggcgagctggttGAGGAGGCCCGAGCACGCGCCCGCCGGGCTGGCCACCCGCACCGCCGGCACGCACCCCAGCGGCCACACGTTGACGACGGCGAACTTCCTGGCGCCCATGGAGTACAGTTCCTGCATATCAAATTAATGCATATGCACGCGTAGTTAAGCTTGAGCGAATCAGATGAATGGTTCTTtaattttgagaaaaaagaaTTGAAATGCTGCTGGTTGGTGCGTGTGATCAGACCGTGATGGCAGCGGAGTAGTTGGAGACGAGGCTGGCGTtgagcgcggcggcgtcccTCCGCTGGTCTTCGGCTGACCTGTTCCGCGCCAGCTCGGCCGCCGCGAAGACGTAGAAGTCGTTGTTGCCGATGTTGACGACGAAGACGGACTTCTTGAGCACGGCGTCAACCGCGCCGGCGCCCACGGCGGCGACCATCTTTGCCTTGGTGGCCTCGAAGTACTGCAACTGCTTGGACAACGGGATGGTGTTGCCGGCGTTCTGCGTGAACGTAATTCGATCTGTAAATTAGTTACTTGCAGTGGAGTAGTTTTTTGTTTGACGATCGATCTGAAGATGAAATACTTACGGTGGAATCGAGGATCCCAGCTCCTCCGGAAGCATAGTTGACACCACTGCTGAGAGCGGTAAGGACCAGAGggccggaggaggagctcggTGCCAGCGACAGATAGGCAGGAGGGCTCAACCCAAATCCCATCTTCTTTGCTGCAGCACGAGCCGATAAAATTGAGCATGCTCTCTGTCCATGTTCATAAGTACAGATCATGTGTGTCGATGCATACCGACGTAGTCAGCGGTGTTGTAGCCATTGCTGAACCTTCCGGTGGGGATGGAGCCCGGGAAGTCGATGCCGTTGAAAGGCTTGTTGGCCCTGGGGACGGCCTCACCGGGCAGATAGTTGTTGTTGCCGACGTCCACTATTGAAGACCCGAACACGTacatcgccggcggccgcgcgccgcc
It includes:
- the LOC101771873 gene encoding GDSL esterase/lipase At5g55050; the protein is MGGRLRVLCLLTCMQVLVGTVAGGGARPPAMYVFGSSIVDVGNNNYLPGEAVPRANKPFNGIDFPGSIPTGRFSNGYNTADYVAKKMGFGLSPPAYLSLAPSSSSGPLVLTALSSGVNYASGGAGILDSTNAGNTIPLSKQLQYFEATKAKMVAAVGAGAVDAVLKKSVFVVNIGNNDFYVFAAAELARNRSAEDQRRDAAALNASLVSNYSAAITELYSMGARKFAVVNVWPLGCVPAVRVASPAGACSGLLNQLAAGFNGAVRSLLAGLAPRLPGLVYSLADFYGFTQDVLADPGASGFTDIAGACCGSGRLGGEGECTTNSTLCTNRDQHVFWDRAHPSQRTTFLAAQAFYNGPAKYTTPINFMQLA